A window from Limanda limanda chromosome 14, fLimLim1.1, whole genome shotgun sequence encodes these proteins:
- the map3k7cl gene encoding MAP3K7 C-terminal-like protein → MITSTRRVSPDKSEVRIAFSLDESSDVKDVGDLAKTFPDLEQRLQPVPPCGSRRESVQVYKEHCRMAREFHQVKHEMSLLEDRKRKLLAELVEDEKVAVQIARLEEEFRRLAEENRSLVTVHNERAQQLESLCLSDPTSRDSSS, encoded by the exons ATGATCACCTCAACCAGAAGAGTGTCTCCCGATAAATCTGAAGTTAGGATCGCCTTCAGCCTCGATGAAAGCtcag ATGTAAAAGATGTGGGAGACCTCGCAAAGACTTTCCCAGACCTCGAACAGCGATTACAG CCAGTTCCCCCCTGTGGGTCTCGGAGAGAGAGTGTGCAGGTGTACAAGGAGCACTGCAGGATGGCCAGAGAGTTCCACCAGGTCAAACATGAGATGTCCCTGCTGGAGGACCGCAA GCGTAAGCTGCTGGCGGAGCTGGTGGAGGACGAGAAGGTGGCCGTGCAGATCGCCCGTCTGGAGGAGGAGTTCCGGCGTCTGGCGGAGGAGAACCGCAGCTTGGTGACTGTCCACAACGAGCGCGCCCAGCAGCTGGAgagtctctgcctgtctgacccAACCAGTCGCGACTCCTCCtcgtga